Proteins from one Natrinema salinisoli genomic window:
- a CDS encoding pro-sigmaK processing inhibitor BofA family protein, whose product MTGLELLVLVLVLVLVLAAARIVRAISPFIVNAVVGLLVLYLAQALFGFAVAVTPVTIAIVAVGGVPGSLLVLALSFFGVGFVP is encoded by the coding sequence ATGACAGGCCTCGAGCTCCTGGTTTTGGTCCTCGTCCTCGTACTCGTCCTCGCTGCGGCACGGATCGTGCGGGCGATCAGCCCGTTCATCGTCAACGCGGTGGTCGGACTCCTGGTGTTGTACCTCGCACAGGCGCTCTTCGGTTTCGCGGTGGCAGTGACGCCGGTAACGATCGCGATCGTCGCCGTCGGTGGCGTTCCGGGGTCGCTGCTCGTCCTCGCGCTATCGTTTTTCGGCGTCGGATTCGTCCCCTGA
- a CDS encoding DUF7563 family protein, which translates to MVGVTVAPWPSVDNSTCNHCGVHVTDGFRRVFGDDDDRAYRRGDCDTYARSSRGSAAGIDVSVPDPETSPGRHGGEADE; encoded by the coding sequence GTGGTTGGCGTGACGGTTGCACCGTGGCCGTCGGTCGACAACTCGACGTGTAACCACTGCGGTGTCCACGTCACGGATGGGTTCCGTCGCGTCTTCGGTGACGACGACGATCGGGCCTACCGCCGTGGCGATTGCGATACCTACGCTCGGTCGAGTCGGGGCTCTGCAGCTGGCATCGACGTTTCGGTTCCAGATCCAGAGACGTCACCCGGCCGACACGGAGGAGAGGCCGATGAGTAA
- a CDS encoding DUF7504 family protein, with product MEPTTPAAIDPPANVLLVHSRHDEPDACEALCHDDGGTAHLTVTFDDEVPAYPDEETVDRKLGLLTVGNVLTDDSAESVPDFTEPVVSDTVTDPTDLSEIGVAVSRFCKHWAENDEEITVCFDSLDALLRHASPKDVFQFTHVLTNRLSSVDAYAHCHFDPNRHEDRVVSTFGTIFDSVVVADDADDSLPEATDDEVASLLAEWEDESAVDLTPDPDSVTEATDEEIAQMLGK from the coding sequence ATGGAACCGACTACGCCAGCCGCGATCGATCCACCGGCGAACGTCTTGCTCGTCCACTCGAGACACGACGAGCCGGACGCCTGCGAAGCGTTGTGTCACGACGACGGCGGCACGGCCCATCTCACGGTGACGTTCGACGACGAAGTGCCGGCGTATCCGGACGAAGAAACGGTCGACCGCAAACTCGGACTGCTCACCGTCGGGAACGTACTGACCGACGACAGCGCCGAGTCAGTCCCGGATTTCACCGAGCCGGTCGTCTCCGACACGGTAACCGATCCGACCGACCTCTCGGAAATCGGCGTCGCAGTCAGTCGATTCTGTAAACACTGGGCCGAGAACGACGAGGAGATTACGGTCTGTTTCGACTCCCTCGATGCCCTCCTCCGACACGCCTCACCCAAGGACGTCTTCCAGTTCACACACGTCCTCACGAACCGGCTCTCGAGCGTCGACGCCTACGCACACTGTCACTTCGATCCGAACCGCCACGAGGATCGGGTCGTCTCAACGTTCGGCACGATCTTCGACAGCGTCGTCGTCGCCGACGACGCCGACGATTCCCTCCCGGAAGCGACCGACGACGAGGTCGCGTCGCTACTGGCCGAGTGGGAAGACGAGTCGGCCGTGGACCTGACGCCCGATCCGGACTCGGTCACCGAAGCGACCGACGAGGAGATCGCACAGATGCTCGGAAAGTGA
- a CDS encoding HalOD1 output domain-containing protein yields the protein MNSTQSVSLKIVEKIAEREQVSPEELQPPIHYVIDTDALDSLYQSSIADRSSPTVEFEYKGYTVVVDSTGAVDVREQVSEFELDKTIV from the coding sequence GTGAATTCCACTCAATCGGTCAGCCTCAAGATCGTCGAGAAAATTGCCGAACGCGAACAGGTATCACCAGAAGAACTCCAACCACCGATCCACTACGTTATCGATACGGACGCACTCGACTCGCTCTATCAATCGAGTATCGCTGATCGGAGCTCTCCTACAGTCGAGTTCGAATACAAAGGCTATACAGTGGTTGTCGATAGTACCGGAGCTGTGGATGTCAGAGAGCAGGTATCGGAATTTGAACTCGATAAAACGATCGTATGA
- a CDS encoding DEAD/DEAH box helicase gives MSKQVQQVETIFCHETGDDYLIVVERDGKRLFRAKLGLSETSAGPRPAKFRLKEGSSEEPRQPDEFIELARRAKRIRISEQTSSAGRRDLREMLAGYQLEDKVKTVRTCRYCAAAGRYSPITTDTAVKDDDDWICRDCARQELERQLSFSGGGEVSGAAKDRLEDLMMEVQDLERIVNLLKGQLDPDLTKFDTISATTDEVDPVRTDSLNLHPGLQDLLEDRFDTLLPVQSLSVEHGLFDGDDQLVVSATATGKTLVGELAGINRVLNNKGTMLFLVPLVALANQKYEDFQDEYGHLVDVSIRVGASRVADEGERFDPNADVIVGTYEGIDHALRTGKDMGDIGTVVIDEVHTLKEEDRGHRLDGLISRLKYTCEQRAKRRDDYGGAQWVYLSATVGNPEQLTEALEATLIEFEERPVPIERHVTFADGQEKVRVENKLVRREFDTESSKGYRGQTIIFTNSRRRCHEISRKLDYSAAPYHAGLDYKRRKEVERKFGEQELSAVVTTAALAAGVDFPASQVIFDSLAMGIEWLSVQEFHQMLGRAGRPDYHDKGTVYVLVEPDTVYHNSMEGTEDEVAFKLLKGEMESVMTHYDEAAAVEETLANITVGGKAAKALNDRMLGEVPTKHAIGKLLQYDFIDGFEPTPLGQVVTEHFLEPGQAFMLLDGIRKDAHPYELVADLELRDTDL, from the coding sequence GTGTCGAAGCAGGTCCAGCAGGTCGAAACGATCTTCTGTCACGAGACGGGCGACGACTATCTGATCGTCGTCGAACGTGACGGCAAACGGCTGTTCCGGGCGAAACTCGGGCTTTCCGAGACCTCGGCCGGCCCCCGGCCCGCGAAGTTCCGGCTGAAAGAGGGCTCGAGCGAAGAACCGCGCCAGCCCGACGAATTCATCGAGCTCGCCCGCCGAGCGAAGCGTATCCGCATCTCCGAGCAGACCTCGTCCGCGGGGCGGCGAGACCTGCGGGAGATGCTCGCAGGCTACCAGCTCGAGGACAAAGTCAAGACCGTCCGGACCTGCCGCTACTGCGCCGCTGCGGGGCGATACTCGCCAATTACGACCGATACCGCGGTCAAGGACGACGACGACTGGATCTGTCGGGACTGCGCTCGCCAGGAACTCGAGCGCCAGCTGTCCTTTTCCGGCGGCGGCGAGGTGTCGGGTGCCGCGAAAGACCGACTCGAGGACCTCATGATGGAGGTCCAGGACCTCGAGCGAATCGTCAACCTGCTCAAGGGCCAGCTCGATCCCGATCTGACGAAGTTCGATACCATCTCGGCGACGACCGACGAGGTCGATCCCGTTCGGACCGACTCGCTGAACCTGCATCCCGGGTTACAGGACCTGCTCGAGGATCGGTTCGATACACTGCTGCCGGTCCAGAGCCTCTCCGTCGAACACGGATTGTTCGACGGCGACGACCAGCTCGTCGTCTCCGCGACGGCGACCGGGAAGACCCTGGTCGGCGAGCTCGCGGGGATCAATCGCGTGTTGAACAACAAGGGAACGATGCTCTTTCTCGTTCCCCTCGTAGCGCTGGCGAACCAGAAGTACGAGGACTTTCAGGACGAGTACGGCCACCTCGTCGACGTCTCGATCCGCGTGGGTGCGAGCCGCGTCGCCGACGAGGGCGAGCGGTTCGACCCCAACGCGGACGTCATCGTCGGCACCTACGAGGGGATCGACCACGCCCTGCGAACGGGCAAGGACATGGGCGACATCGGAACCGTCGTCATCGACGAGGTCCACACCCTCAAGGAAGAGGATCGGGGCCACCGACTCGACGGCCTGATTTCGCGGCTCAAATACACGTGCGAGCAGCGGGCGAAGCGACGGGACGACTACGGCGGCGCGCAGTGGGTCTACCTCTCGGCGACCGTCGGCAACCCCGAACAACTCACGGAAGCGCTCGAGGCGACGCTCATCGAGTTCGAGGAGCGGCCGGTGCCGATCGAGCGCCACGTCACCTTCGCGGACGGTCAGGAGAAGGTTCGAGTCGAGAACAAACTGGTCAGACGCGAGTTCGATACCGAGTCCTCGAAGGGGTATCGCGGGCAGACGATCATCTTCACCAACTCCCGGCGGCGCTGTCACGAGATCTCACGGAAACTCGACTACTCGGCCGCCCCCTACCACGCCGGCCTCGACTACAAGCGCCGGAAGGAGGTCGAACGCAAGTTCGGCGAACAGGAGCTGTCGGCGGTCGTCACGACCGCCGCGCTGGCCGCGGGGGTCGACTTCCCCGCCTCGCAGGTGATCTTCGACTCGCTTGCGATGGGCATCGAGTGGCTCTCGGTCCAGGAGTTCCACCAGATGCTCGGCCGCGCGGGACGGCCCGACTACCACGACAAGGGCACAGTGTACGTCCTCGTCGAACCGGACACCGTCTACCACAACTCCATGGAGGGCACCGAAGACGAGGTCGCGTTCAAGCTCCTCAAAGGCGAGATGGAGTCGGTCATGACCCACTACGACGAGGCCGCCGCCGTCGAAGAAACCCTCGCGAACATCACGGTCGGCGGAAAGGCAGCGAAAGCACTCAACGACCGCATGCTCGGTGAAGTTCCCACCAAACACGCCATCGGGAAACTCCTCCAGTACGACTTCATCGACGGCTTCGAACCCACGCCGCTGGGGCAGGTCGTCACCGAACACTTCTTGGAGCCCGGCCAGGCGTTCATGCTCCTCGACGGCATCCGCAAGGACGCCCACCCCTACGAGCTCGTCGCGGACCTCGAACTTCGCGATACGGACCTCTAG